A genomic stretch from Acropora palmata chromosome 13, jaAcrPala1.3, whole genome shotgun sequence includes:
- the LOC141863627 gene encoding thrombospondin-2-like isoform X2: MSFLMIFLAVAVGRQVEAYRQGPGCGALLTQDIVSKTIIATRSLNSSFDETHALVNSSNGWCSLELDPNQRIVVELGKVATITGFDIQGRSSSNQYINKFTMSYKATKDRYFQDYSEFTVSPSSGDEIVHVQVNATNMQVVGFFPILYNEHICMRVELYGCVPVDGGYTPWSAWNSCSNLCGNGTQRRHRECSSPAPANNGQRCVGNSTETRGCVNRPCPGADESEWSEWTSCNVTCGNGSQSRSRNCTNPRPINGVKSCKEYRTCRLGECEVRENPSSSSVEGDQRKDKFFILMMVLAAALPVVIVT; encoded by the exons ATGAGTTTTCTGATGATTTTTCTCGCCGTCGCTGTGGGAAGGCAAGTTGAAGCATACAGACAAG GTCCCGGATGTGGAGCTCTTCTTACGCAAGATATTGTAAGCAAAACCATTATAGCCACTCGCTCTTTAAACTCCAGCTTTGACGAAACTCATGCGCTGGTCAACAGCTCAAATGGATGGTGTTCCCTTGAACTGGATCCGAACCAACGCATTGTGGTAGAATTAG GTAAAGTGGCAACGATTACCGGTTTTGATATTCAAGGTCGTAGTTCAAGCAATCAGTATATCAACAAATTCACAATGAGTTACAAGGCCACAAAGGACAGGTATTTCCAGGATTATTCAGAG TTCACAGTGTCACCTTCATCTGGAGATGAAATAGTACACGTTCAAGTTAATGCTACCAACATGCAAGTTGTAGgattttttcccattttgtaCAATGAACACATTTGCATGAGGGTAGAACTTTATGGATGCGTCCCAG TGGACGGTGGCTATACTCCCTGGTCAGCCTGGAATTCCTGTTCCAATTTGTGTGGCAATGGAACTCAACGTCGCCACAGAGAATGCTCCAGTCCTGCACCTGCTAATAATGGCCAGAGATGTGTCGGAAATTCTACCGAAACACGAGGCTGTGTTAACAGGCCTTGTCCAGGAG CTGATGAATCAGAATGGTCAGAATGGACATCATGCAATGTCACCTGCGGAAATGGCTCCCAATCACGATCTCGAAATTGCACAAATCCTCGACCGATAAATGGTGTAAAATCCTGTAAAGAATATAGGACATGCCGACTGGGGGAGTGTGAAG tTCGTGAAAATCCATCTTCGAGTTCTGTAGAAGGGGATCAGCGCAAAGATAAATTTT TTATTCTGATGATGGTACTGGCTGCAGCTCTTCCTGTAGTCATTGTCACCTAG
- the LOC141863627 gene encoding thrombospondin-2-like isoform X1 translates to MSFLMIFLAVAVGRQVEAYRQAGPGCGALLTQDIVSKTIIATRSLNSSFDETHALVNSSNGWCSLELDPNQRIVVELGKVATITGFDIQGRSSSNQYINKFTMSYKATKDRYFQDYSEFTVSPSSGDEIVHVQVNATNMQVVGFFPILYNEHICMRVELYGCVPVDGGYTPWSAWNSCSNLCGNGTQRRHRECSSPAPANNGQRCVGNSTETRGCVNRPCPGADESEWSEWTSCNVTCGNGSQSRSRNCTNPRPINGVKSCKEYRTCRLGECEVRENPSSSSVEGDQRKDKFFILMMVLAAALPVVIVT, encoded by the exons ATGAGTTTTCTGATGATTTTTCTCGCCGTCGCTGTGGGAAGGCAAGTTGAAGCATACAGACAAG CAGGTCCCGGATGTGGAGCTCTTCTTACGCAAGATATTGTAAGCAAAACCATTATAGCCACTCGCTCTTTAAACTCCAGCTTTGACGAAACTCATGCGCTGGTCAACAGCTCAAATGGATGGTGTTCCCTTGAACTGGATCCGAACCAACGCATTGTGGTAGAATTAG GTAAAGTGGCAACGATTACCGGTTTTGATATTCAAGGTCGTAGTTCAAGCAATCAGTATATCAACAAATTCACAATGAGTTACAAGGCCACAAAGGACAGGTATTTCCAGGATTATTCAGAG TTCACAGTGTCACCTTCATCTGGAGATGAAATAGTACACGTTCAAGTTAATGCTACCAACATGCAAGTTGTAGgattttttcccattttgtaCAATGAACACATTTGCATGAGGGTAGAACTTTATGGATGCGTCCCAG TGGACGGTGGCTATACTCCCTGGTCAGCCTGGAATTCCTGTTCCAATTTGTGTGGCAATGGAACTCAACGTCGCCACAGAGAATGCTCCAGTCCTGCACCTGCTAATAATGGCCAGAGATGTGTCGGAAATTCTACCGAAACACGAGGCTGTGTTAACAGGCCTTGTCCAGGAG CTGATGAATCAGAATGGTCAGAATGGACATCATGCAATGTCACCTGCGGAAATGGCTCCCAATCACGATCTCGAAATTGCACAAATCCTCGACCGATAAATGGTGTAAAATCCTGTAAAGAATATAGGACATGCCGACTGGGGGAGTGTGAAG tTCGTGAAAATCCATCTTCGAGTTCTGTAGAAGGGGATCAGCGCAAAGATAAATTTT TTATTCTGATGATGGTACTGGCTGCAGCTCTTCCTGTAGTCATTGTCACCTAG